A portion of the Ptiloglossa arizonensis isolate GNS036 chromosome 11, iyPtiAriz1_principal, whole genome shotgun sequence genome contains these proteins:
- the Taf11 gene encoding TATA-box binding protein associated factor 11 isoform X1, with protein MDNIFGKEDSGNESEHIDIDDKEEKYNHSQNSGSKDAEPMDADNIQVKVESDAMSSQSQSDVEDIGSNSLYAVAEDQLEIVKHEIENREEEQSTEDIFGNDIVLPHANPTNVKERRESKEKSKKELEEEEREKMQVLVSNFTEDQLDRYEMYRRAAFPKAAIKRIMQTITGCSVSQNVVIAMSGIAKVFVGEIVEEALDVMEAHQETGPLQPKHLREAVRRLRLQGQIPNGRAHKSFFRL; from the exons ATGGACAACATATTTGGTAAAGAAGATTCTGGAAATGAAAGCGAACACATAGATATTGATGATAAAGAAGAAAAGTATAACCATTCTCAAAATTCTGGATCTAAAGACGCAGAACCAATGGATGCTGATAATATACAGGTCAAG GTAGAATCAGATGCAATGAGTTCTCAATCTCAGTCGGATGTGGAAGATATAGGCTCTAATTCACTGTATGCAGTAGCAGAGGATCAATTGGAAATTGTAAAGCATGAAATCGAAAATAGAGAAGAAGAACAATCTACCGAAGATATATTTGGAAATGATATTGTATTGCCACATGCAAATCCAACAAATGTTAAAGAAAGACGAGAAAGTAAAGAGAAAAGTAAGAAAGAATTGGAAGAGGAggagagggaaaaaatgca AGTATTAGTTTCAAACTTTACCGAGGATCAATTGGACAGATATGAAATGTATAGAAGAGCCGCTTTTCCAAAAGCAGCTATAAAGAGG ATTATGCAAACCATAACAGGTTGCTCGGTTTCACAGAATGTGGTTATTGCTATGTCTGGTATTGCAAAAGTGTTTGTTGGGGAAATTGTAGAGGAAG CCCTTGATGTTATGGAAGCTCATCAAGAAACCGGACCGCTGCAACCAAAACATTTAAGGGAAGCAGTTAGAAGATTGAGGCTTCAGGGACAAATTCCGAATGGTCGTGCTCATAAGTCATTCTTTAGGTTGTGA
- the Taf11 gene encoding TATA-box binding protein associated factor 11 isoform X2, producing the protein MDNIFGKEDSGNESEHIDIDDKEEKYNHSQNSGSKDAEPMDADNIQVESDAMSSQSQSDVEDIGSNSLYAVAEDQLEIVKHEIENREEEQSTEDIFGNDIVLPHANPTNVKERRESKEKSKKELEEEEREKMQVLVSNFTEDQLDRYEMYRRAAFPKAAIKRIMQTITGCSVSQNVVIAMSGIAKVFVGEIVEEALDVMEAHQETGPLQPKHLREAVRRLRLQGQIPNGRAHKSFFRL; encoded by the exons ATGGACAACATATTTGGTAAAGAAGATTCTGGAAATGAAAGCGAACACATAGATATTGATGATAAAGAAGAAAAGTATAACCATTCTCAAAATTCTGGATCTAAAGACGCAGAACCAATGGATGCTGATAATATACAG GTAGAATCAGATGCAATGAGTTCTCAATCTCAGTCGGATGTGGAAGATATAGGCTCTAATTCACTGTATGCAGTAGCAGAGGATCAATTGGAAATTGTAAAGCATGAAATCGAAAATAGAGAAGAAGAACAATCTACCGAAGATATATTTGGAAATGATATTGTATTGCCACATGCAAATCCAACAAATGTTAAAGAAAGACGAGAAAGTAAAGAGAAAAGTAAGAAAGAATTGGAAGAGGAggagagggaaaaaatgca AGTATTAGTTTCAAACTTTACCGAGGATCAATTGGACAGATATGAAATGTATAGAAGAGCCGCTTTTCCAAAAGCAGCTATAAAGAGG ATTATGCAAACCATAACAGGTTGCTCGGTTTCACAGAATGTGGTTATTGCTATGTCTGGTATTGCAAAAGTGTTTGTTGGGGAAATTGTAGAGGAAG CCCTTGATGTTATGGAAGCTCATCAAGAAACCGGACCGCTGCAACCAAAACATTTAAGGGAAGCAGTTAGAAGATTGAGGCTTCAGGGACAAATTCCGAATGGTCGTGCTCATAAGTCATTCTTTAGGTTGTGA